The Geoalkalibacter sp. genome includes the window AACTGCTGGCGGGGAATGAACTCCTTCATCTTGGAGACCAGTTCCTTGCCGCGAAAGTAGGCCTTGTCGCGATGCACGATGAGCGAAAGCGCATCGACGGGCTCGCCGTTGACCAGAATATTGAGCCGCACCAGATCGCTCTCGCGATAGTCGAGGGGCTCATAGTCCAGGGAGGCGTAGCCGCGGGTCAATGTCTTGAGGCGGTCGTAAAAATCAAGCACGATTTCATTGAGGGGCAGTTCATAGACCACAACCACGCGACTGGCGGTGAGGTACTTGATCTCGCGCTGCACGCCGCGCTTTTCCTCGCACAGGGCGAGCACCGCGCCCACGTACTCGTTGGGCACGTGGATCTGCGCCAGGATGAAGGGTTCCTCCATGCGGGCGATGTGCTGGATTTCCGGCAGCATGTTGGCGCTTTCCACCTGAAGTTTTTCGCCGCGCACGGTGGTGATGTGATAGACGACGGTGGGTGCGGTGGTGATGAGATCGACGCCGAATTCGCGCTCCAGGCGCTCCTGGATGATTTCCATGTGCAGCAGACCGAGAAAGCCGCAGCGAAAACCAAAGCCCAGGGCCAGGGAATTTTCCGGCTCGAAGGAAAAGGAGGAATCGTTGAGACGCAGTTTTTCCAGGGCATCGCGCAGGATGTCGTACTCACCGCTGTCGATGGGGTAAAGCCCGGAGAACACCATGGGCTTCACCACCTGAAAACCGGGCAAAGGTATGGCCGTGGGACGATCGGCATGGGTCAGGGTGTCGCCGACCTTGGCGTCCTGCACCACCTTGATGTTGGCGATGACGAATCCCACCTCGCCCGCCGACAGCGAGGACACCGACATGGGATGGGGGGAAAAAACGCCGACCTGGGTCACGTCGTAGGTCTTGTTGGTGGCCATCAGGCGAATCTTGTCGCCCTTCTTCAACTGCCCGTCGACGATGCGCACCAGGGTGATGACGCCCTGGTAGGAATCGTACCAACTATCGAAGATCAGCGCCTTGAGGGGCGCCGCGGGATCCCCCTGGGGCGGCGGC containing:
- the lepA gene encoding translation elongation factor 4, producing the protein MNQKLIRNFSIIAHIDHGKSTLADRLLEETGTLSAREKTDQFLDKMELERERGITIKAQAVRLNYRADDGQDYVLNLIDTPGHVDFSYEVSRSLKACEGALLVVDASQGVEAQTLANVYMAIDQNLEVFPVINKVDLPAAEPKRVKEEIEEIIGLDASDAVEASAKEGIGIHEILEHIVHKVPPPQGDPAAPLKALIFDSWYDSYQGVITLVRIVDGQLKKGDKIRLMATNKTYDVTQVGVFSPHPMSVSSLSAGEVGFVIANIKVVQDAKVGDTLTHADRPTAIPLPGFQVVKPMVFSGLYPIDSGEYDILRDALEKLRLNDSSFSFEPENSLALGFGFRCGFLGLLHMEIIQERLEREFGVDLITTAPTVVYHITTVRGEKLQVESANMLPEIQHIARMEEPFILAQIHVPNEYVGAVLALCEEKRGVQREIKYLTASRVVVVYELPLNEIVLDFYDRLKTLTRGYASLDYEPLDYRESDLVRLNILVNGEPVDALSLIVHRDKAYFRGKELVSKMKEFIPRQQFEVALQAAIGNKVIARETVKALRKDVTAKCYGGDITRKRKLLEKQKEGKKRMKQVGNVELPQEAFMAILKVKE